Proteins encoded within one genomic window of Humulus lupulus chromosome 1, drHumLupu1.1, whole genome shotgun sequence:
- the LOC133780141 gene encoding uncharacterized protein LOC133780141, with product MKQRANRCRSRLQSSLVADVLVSPSPKVAVSSSIDASVPSAVVTTSSRVVSPALESSVAMAIILVLPTVVESSPSPSLPEVVTGSLSTVSSSDKVLHAHPPSSVGKSSKRITRSSAESASSPVPSSPLPASTKPSSPSLKSPIKPSLPKTPKARSVSKPAPSPQSAPPPQPAPPPKPVPPPQPQPKPSPQLKPAPHSQSTPTPPPKTHPTPLPKSHAPVRSKGKAQMHESSPLPKPSAPKRKPKETPVAPSPKNSKLSTSSKDSVFVNPSSIQYFVDATKVSHYQRWLAVREVWPEYLVVLEDFPELVALLQNRQWVNTVSKLMSPHPILVREFYANLDKSVVDGKNENCLTAFVRGCRIKFAPSTISRALKIPKVLKPAYNKSYRPDQSTMGHVLTGQPDYVWGNHEIPVTKLTPFYRILHRVALYNWFPNSHLSSITLEIGKCLYDVGTGVSIDLATLIFDRIVDVASSTGTRNKFPFPSLIQQIIQSAKPLLTIHDFQVPSPMLSKGFLATLKRKVSTTAPSSSQQSKPQAPMFRGLSDSSWQVQMYTEFKAFTTQYKKDQNRQKAFEASVYKLLHVVKDLGEFNTPVASPVPPVSSLVPPADAVLDQSVAPMLHDTSDKAPDSTAPIQGEK from the exons ATGAAGCAAAGAGCCAATCGCTGTCGTTCCCGTCTCCAGTCTTCTCTTGTCGCCGATGTGCTGGTCTCTCCTTCTCCGAAGGTGGCTGTCTCATCTTCTATAGATGCATCTGTGCCATCTGCAGTCGTCACAACATCCAGTCGAGTTGTGTCTCCTGCCCTTGAGTCTAGTGTGGCTATGGCTATTATTCTGGTTCTGCCTACCGTCGTAGAGTCATCTCCGTCGCCGTCCCTTCCCGAGGTGGTGACTGGGTCTCTTTCTACCGTCAGTTCCTCCGACAAAGTCCTCCATGCCCATCCACCTTCTTCTGTTGGTAAGTCCTCTAAACGCATTACTCGTTCCTCTGCTGAGTCTGCGTCCTCCCCTGTTCCATCCTCACCATTGCCGGCCTCAACCAAACCATCTAGTCCTTCTCTTAAGTCGCCTATTAAGCCGTCCTTACCCAAAACCCCCAAGGCTCGGTCTGTCTCCAAACCTGCACCTTCACCTCAATCCGCACCTCCACCTCAACCCGCACCCCCACCAAAACCAGTACCCCCACCCCAACCCCAACCCAAACCCTCACCCCAACTCAAACCCGCACCTCATTCACAATCTACACCAACACCCCCTCCAAAAACTCACCCAACGCCTCTCCCTAAGTCCCATGCTCCTGTGCGGTCCAAAGGAAAAGCTCAAATGCATGAGTCCTCACCTCTCCCAAAACCATCTGCTCCAAAACGTAAACCTAAGGAAACTCCGGTTGCCCCATCTCCTAAAAATTCCAAGCTTAGCACTAGTTCTAAGGATTCTGTGTTTGTTAATCCATCGTCCATTCAATATTTTGTTGATGCAACCAAGGTCTCGCACTATCAGAGATGGCTTGCTGTGCGTGAAGTGTGGCCTGAATATCTTGTTGTTTTAGAAGATTTTCCTGAATTAGTTGCCCTTTTACAGAATAGGCAGTGGGTTAATACAGTGTCTAAATTGATGTCCCCTCATCCCATTCTTGTTagggaattttatgcaaatttagaTAAGTCAGTTGTAGATGGGAAAAATGAAAATTGTCTTACTGCATTTGTTCGGGGTTGTCGTATCAAATTTGCACCATCCACTATATCTCGTGCACTTAAGATTCCTAAAGTTCTGAAACCTGCATATAATAAGTCATATCGTCCAGATCAATCTACAATGGGTCATGTTTTAACTGGCCAGCCTGATTATGTGTGGGGGAACCATGAGATTCCAGTGACTAAATTGACTCCCTTCTATCGGATTCTGCATCGTGTGGCTCTCTATAATTGGTTTCCCAATTCTCACCTTTCCTCTATTACTCTTGAGATTGGGAAATGTTTATATGATGTGGGTACCGGCGTCTCAATTGATTTGGCCACTCTAATTTTTGATCGTATTGTTGATGTTGCCTCCTCCACTGGTACTCGTAACAAGTTTCCATTTCCGAGCCTGATTCAGCAGATTATTCAGTCTGCCAAACCCCTGCTGAccattcatgactttcaggttcCCAGTCCTATGTTGAGTAAAGGATTTCTGGCCACTCTTAAAAGGAAAGTCTCCACTACTGCTCCTTCCTCTTCACAGCAGTCTAAGCCCCAAGCTCCAATGTTTAGAGGTCTGTCAGATTCCAGTTGGCAAGTCCAGATGTATACTGAGTTCAAGGCATTTACTACACAGTACAAGAAAGATCAAAATAGGCAAAAGGCCTTTGAAGCGTCGGTGTATAAGCTACTTCATGTGGTCAAGGATCTG GGGGAGTTCAATACTCCAGTTGCATCTCCTGTGCCTCCAGTTTCATCTCTAGTGCCTCCGGCTGATGCAGTGTTAGACCAATCTGTTGCACCAATGCTTCATGATACCTCTGATAAAGCTCCTGATTCGACTGCACCTATCCAGGGGGAGAAATAA
- the LOC133780159 gene encoding uncharacterized protein LOC133780159 has translation MEMFREGGSTSRPPMLEGANYPYWKTKMRAFLRAVDERVWMVVEDGWKCPTVVEDEVVKPKQMSLWTTEEMERANFNSKAMHALFNAVSTNQLKVIANCEIAKEAWEKLRIKNEGTDAVKKSRLRALAKAFENLSLEEEETVAEFHAKLCDISNESYALGKTYSNAKLVRKVLGVLPRKFMSKVTSIEEMRNVEELNLDELIGSLQNYEMSLTRWKKGKKQKDPAKEKANNSLAFVHKEEKKLISDASEGFTDDTLALLTQNYAKFLKKNYKKNFSGGKENGLRRNFGGNNKQTQQFGDKKNRGIRCREYDGFGHIQAECANTLKKKKALAATWSDSDEEKSSTSSDKSDEEKQVVAFVAKSHQSMCSEEDENSSSTDEDSDERQHAYEEMFAQWEYMAKQIKGLTSAKQQLEYEKNELENTVKKLTKQLDEKDSEIYKLTAELIRAKQSLEFIPPGTAAINHTLQLQKPYGDRTSIGYKMLYKKGENLGINDPSSSKNKEDKTPDDFVHNTFSPGFPDSTKWISVSSGPIKLKFEGRKPILDGNLSSSEWKPKSDLNKNVALVFHTSLSAFQEDQWYFDIGCSRHMTGNRNVLVNYKEGKGGAVTFGDGNKGQIFGKGDLVLNGVAPLTEVLYVKGLKANLISISQLCDNDFTISFSKTHCLVVTNGCSVLTGNRTSDNCYALSNQVLCNISFLDKPDRWHYRLGHLNFRDLKRIVKLQAVRGIPEMKVTSIRLCGPCQLGKQTKASHPPVNMLLTSRVLELIHVDLMGPMQNESLSGKRFVMVLVDDYSRYTWVDFLKEKSDTFGLFSTLVLRLQNEKESKIGKVYRLRSDHGKEFENTVFSDFCDQLGIKHEFSAPKTPQHNGVVERKNRTLQEMARVMMHAKNISKRFWAEAINTACYIYNRVHLRTGTTQTAYELWKGRTPNVSHMHIFGLVESINVRFDNLENSEEPVADDETPVLTTPVPVTESQHAKLYKNGPPAWIQKAHPPDIVIGNPNATMVTRRKLQNLIAFTCYLSQIEPKSAKDALLDEFWLAAMQDELFQFKRNDVWTLVPLPEGANVVEPKWIFKNKSDEFGTNQMDLALSSEIRQG, from the exons ATGGAGATGTTCAGAGAAGGAGGTTCTACATCTcgacccccaatgcttgaaggggcaaATTATCCTTACTGGAAGACCAAAATGCGTGCATTCTTGAGAGCTGTAGATGAACGAGTGTGGATGGTTGTTGAAGATGGATGGAAGTGTCCAACTGTTGTTGAAGATGAGGTTGTTAAGCCTAAGCAAATGAGTCTGTGGACTACAGAAGAGATGGAAAGGGCCAATTTTAATTCAAAGGCTATGCATGCTCTCTTTAATGCAGTGTCTACAAATCAGCTGAAAGTCATAGCCAATTGCGAAATTGCCAAAGAAGCTTGGGAGAAACTGAGAATAAAGAATGAAGGAACTGATGCTGTAAAGAAGTCCAGACTGAGGGCTTTGGCAAAAGCATTTGAAAATCTGTCTCTTGAGGAGGAAGAAACTGTAGCGGAGTTCCATGCCAAATTGTGCGATATCTCAAATGAATCTTATGCACTTGGAAAGACTTATTCAAATGCAAAACTGGTTCGCAAGGTTCTTGGAGTTCTGCCTCGGAAGTTCATGTCAAAAGTTACCTCTATCGAAGAAATGAGAAATGTCGAGGAACTTAATCTTGATGAGTTGATTGGGTCACTGCAGAACTATGAAATGAGTCTCACTCGGTGGAAGAAAGGCAAGAAGCAGAAAGATCCTGCAAAAGAAAAAGCTAACAATAGTCTTGCATTTGTGCATAAAGAGGAAAAGAAGTTGATCTCAGATGCATCTGAGGGTTTCACTGATGACACTTTAGCGCTGCTGACCCAGAATTATGCAAAGTTCTTGAAGAAGAATTACAAGAAAAACTTTTCAGGAGGAAAAGAGAATGGTCTCAGAAGAAACTTTGGTGGAAACAATAAGCAAACTCAGCAATTTGGCGACAAGAAAAACAGGGGAATACGGTGTCGAGAATATGATGGATTTGGACATATTCAAGCTGAGTGTGCCAACACTCTTAAGAAGAAGAAAGCCTTAGCAGCTACATGGAGTGATAGTGATGAAGAAAAGAGCTCCACTTCAAGTGACAAGTCTGATGAAGAGAAACAGGTGGTGGCTTTTGTGGCAAAGAGTCATCAATCAATGTGTTCAGAGGAAGACGAAAACTCAAGCTCAACAGATGAGGACAGTGACGAGAGACAACATGCATACGAGGAGATGTTCGCTCAATGGGAGTATATGGCTAAACAAATCAAAGGTCTCACTAGTGCCAAACAACAACTTGAATATGAGAAAAATGAGTTGGAGAACACTGTTAAAAAGCTAACAAAACAGCTTGATGAGAAGGACAGTGAGATTTACAAACTGACTGCAGAGTTAATAAGGGCTAAACAATCTCTTGAGTTTATCCCTCCAGGAACTGCTGCAATTAACCACACCTTGCAGTTACAAAAACCTTATGGAGATCGAACATCCATTGGGTACAAAATGCTTTACAAGAAAGGGGAGAATTTAGGAATTAATGATCCCTCTTCGTCCAAGAACAAGGAAGATAAGACACCTGATGACTTTGTGCACAATACTTTCAGTCCTGGTTTTCCAGATTCCACTAAATGGATCAGTGTCTCATCTGGACCCATCAAGTTGAAGTTCGAAGGAAGGAAGCCTATCCTGGATG GAAATTTGTCATCTAGTGAGTGGAAACCAAAATCTGATCTTAACAAGAATGTCGCATTAGTTTTCCACACCTCTCTTTCAGCTTTTCAAGAAGACCAATGGTACTTCGACATTGGATGTTCTCGCCATATGACCGGCAACAGAAATGTGTTGGTAAACTATAAAGAAGGAAAGGGGGGAGCTGTGACTTTTGGTGATGGGAACAAGGGTCAGATATTTGGAAAAGGTGATCTGGTGCTAAATGGAGTAGCTCCATTGACTGAGGTGTTGTACGTCAAAGGTCTCAAGGCAAATCTTATTAGCATCAGCCAACTCTGTGACAATGACTTCACTATAAGTTTCTCTAAAACTCACTGTCTTGTTGTAACTAATGGGTGCTCAGTCTTGACAGGTAATAGAACCAGCGACAACTGCTATGCACTAAGCAATCAAGTCTTATGCAACATATCTTTTCTTGATAAGCCAGATCGGTGGCACTATAGACTGGGGCACTTGAACTTTAGAGACTTGAAGAGGATTGTGAAACTACAAGCTGTTCGAGGGATCCCAGAGATGAAAGTCACTAGTATCAGGCTGTGTGGACCTTGCCAACTGGGAAAACAGACAAAGGCCTCCCATCCTCCTGTAAACATGCTTCTCACCTCTCGTGTGCTGGAGTTGATTCATGTGGATTTAATGGGACCCATGCAGAATGAAAGTCTAAGTGGTAAACGATTTGTCATGGTTCttgttgatgattactctaggtaCACTTGGGTAGATTTCCTCAAAGAAAAGTCAGACACTTTTGGTCTCTTTTCAACCTTAGTTCTCAGACTTCAAAATGAAAAAGAATCTAAAATTGGGAAAGTCTATCGACTTCGAAGTGACCATGGAAAGGAGTTTGAAAACACTGTGTTTTCCGATTTCTGCGATCAGTTAGGAATAAaacatgagttttcagctccaaAAACACCTCAACATAATGGGGTTGTTGAAAGGAAGAACAGAACCCTGCAGGAAATGGCTCGGGTAATGATGCATGCTAAGAACATTTCTAAGCGTTTTtgggctgaagcaattaataCAGCCTGTTATATCTACAATCGGGTTCATCTGCGAACTGGCACGACACAGACTGCCTATGAGCTTTGGAAAGGAAGGACTCCTAATGTCAGTCATATGCACATTTTTGGAT TGGTTGAGTCCATCAATGTTCGATTTGATAACTTGGAAAATTCTGAAGAACCAGTGGCAGATGATGAAACTCCAGTCTTAACTACACCTGTTCCAGTCACA GAATCTCAACATGCAAAACTGTATAAAAATGGACCCCCTGCCTGGATTCAGAAGGCTCATCCCCCTGATATTGTTATTGGAAATCCAAATGCTACCATGGTCACCAGAAGAAAATTACAAAATCTGATTGCCTTCACTTGCTACTTATCTCAGATTGAGCCAAAAAGTGCCAAGGATGCTCTTTTAGATGAGTTCTGGCTTGCTGCCATGCAAGATGAACTGTTCCAATTCAAACGAAATGATGTGTGGACCTTAGTACCCTTACCTGAAGGAGCTAATGTTGTTGAAcctaaatggattttcaagaacaAATCAGATGAATTTGGCACAAATCAGATGGATTTGGCACTGTCATCAGAAATAAGGCAAGGTTAG